From the uncultured Trichococcus sp. genome, one window contains:
- the recG gene encoding ATP-dependent DNA helicase RecG: MEAEDNKRLDIYDPVGELPHVGPKRVEALHSLGIDTIYDLITHFPFRYEDIKIKTLDEIEDSDKVTLKGQVVTAPVVHHYGFKKSRLSFKLAIEDAIISVTFFNQPYLKQKILLEDEIAIFGKWERARQNLAGMKILGSSNGQDEYAAIYHVNKTIKQQTILNLIKQAIELYSPVIPEILPQHLLQTYHLMSHREAIRAMHFPKSDEESEQARRQIIYQEFFLYQVRLQLLQLSRKTENKGIPVLYDVDKLKGFIATLPFELTDGQKKVVNEICRDLRKPYEMNRLLQGDVGSGKTIVAVIALMATVLGGYQGAFMVPTEILADQHYRTLQSLFEYTDVSVALLTGSTKAKDRKELLNRLAEGDLHILIGTHALIQEDVVFADLGLVITDEQHRFGVQQRHKLNEKGDNPNVLYMTATPIPRTLAITTMGEMDVSVLNQMPDGRKPIKTIWNKSDKIENVLEFIRKQMDNGQQAYIITPLIEKSESLDVKNAEDVHQAVTAYYKGKYQIGLLHGRLKSEEKDQIMRRFQNNELQVLVSTTVIEVGLNVPNATVMVIQDADRFGLSQLHQLRGRVGRGDKESYCVLLADPKTDNGKERMRIMVESTDGFYLSQRDLELRGPGDLFGNKQSGLPDFKSGDIVRDAVILDVAHNDAIQITREKDFESNPAYESLREAVEREKEKLKRLQ; this comes from the coding sequence ATGGAAGCGGAAGACAACAAGCGATTGGACATTTATGATCCAGTCGGGGAGTTGCCCCATGTAGGGCCGAAAAGGGTTGAGGCGCTGCATTCGTTGGGCATCGATACGATCTATGACCTGATCACACATTTTCCTTTCCGTTATGAGGACATAAAAATCAAAACATTGGACGAAATCGAGGATTCGGACAAAGTGACGCTGAAAGGGCAAGTCGTGACGGCTCCGGTCGTTCACCATTACGGGTTTAAAAAAAGCCGGTTATCATTCAAATTAGCCATCGAAGATGCCATCATCTCAGTAACATTCTTCAATCAGCCTTATCTGAAACAAAAGATCCTGCTTGAGGATGAGATTGCGATCTTCGGGAAATGGGAACGCGCACGCCAAAATTTAGCTGGGATGAAGATCCTCGGCAGTTCGAACGGACAGGATGAATATGCCGCCATTTATCACGTCAACAAGACAATCAAGCAGCAGACCATCCTGAATCTGATCAAACAGGCGATTGAACTCTATTCTCCGGTCATTCCCGAGATTCTTCCACAGCATTTGCTGCAGACGTATCATCTGATGAGCCATAGGGAAGCCATCCGGGCGATGCACTTTCCCAAAAGCGATGAAGAATCCGAGCAAGCCAGACGGCAAATCATCTATCAGGAGTTTTTCCTTTATCAAGTACGTCTGCAGTTGCTGCAGCTGAGCCGCAAGACGGAGAACAAAGGCATTCCGGTCCTGTATGATGTGGACAAGCTGAAGGGATTCATAGCGACTTTGCCGTTTGAACTGACGGATGGGCAAAAGAAGGTCGTCAACGAAATATGCCGGGATCTGCGCAAACCTTATGAAATGAACCGTCTGTTGCAGGGGGACGTCGGCAGCGGCAAAACGATCGTAGCGGTGATTGCCCTGATGGCTACCGTCTTGGGCGGGTATCAAGGGGCTTTTATGGTGCCCACTGAAATTTTGGCGGATCAGCATTATCGCACCTTGCAGAGTCTGTTCGAATACACCGATGTCTCGGTTGCCCTGCTTACCGGCAGCACAAAGGCGAAGGACAGAAAAGAATTGTTGAACCGTCTTGCAGAAGGGGACTTGCATATCCTCATCGGAACGCATGCACTGATCCAAGAGGATGTCGTTTTTGCCGACCTTGGCTTGGTCATCACCGATGAGCAGCACCGTTTCGGTGTGCAACAAAGGCACAAGCTGAACGAAAAAGGGGACAACCCGAATGTTCTGTACATGACAGCCACGCCGATCCCAAGGACGCTGGCGATAACCACGATGGGCGAAATGGATGTTTCGGTGCTGAACCAGATGCCCGACGGCCGAAAACCGATCAAAACCATCTGGAACAAATCGGATAAGATTGAAAATGTACTTGAGTTCATCCGGAAACAGATGGATAATGGACAACAGGCGTACATCATCACGCCTCTGATCGAGAAATCCGAATCATTGGACGTCAAGAATGCGGAAGATGTGCATCAAGCCGTGACGGCCTATTACAAAGGCAAATATCAAATCGGTCTGTTGCACGGTCGCCTCAAGTCCGAAGAAAAGGATCAGATCATGCGCCGTTTCCAAAACAACGAGCTGCAGGTTTTGGTGTCGACGACAGTCATCGAGGTCGGCTTGAATGTGCCGAATGCAACAGTGATGGTCATCCAAGATGCCGACCGATTCGGGTTATCCCAGCTCCACCAATTGCGGGGCCGGGTGGGCAGGGGAGACAAAGAGTCCTACTGCGTGCTGCTCGCTGATCCGAAAACCGATAACGGCAAGGAACGCATGCGCATCATGGTGGAGTCGACTGACGGTTTTTACCTGAGTCAACGGGATTTGGAACTGCGTGGACCGGGCGATCTTTTCGGAAACAAACAATCCGGCTTGCCCGACTTCAAATCAGGAGACATCGTGCGGGATGCCGTCATCTTGGATGTTGCGCACAATGACGCTATCCAAATCACGCGCGAAAAAGACTTTGAAAGCAATCCTGCCTACGAAAGTTTGAGGGAAGCAGTCGAGCGCGAAAAAGAAAAGTTAAAGAGATTACAGTGA
- the plsX gene encoding phosphate acyltransferase PlsX, translating into MKIAVDAMGGDFAPQAIVEGILMAAKEFNDLEFLLFGDEAKIRKALGDQYAEDGKIKIVHTTEKIESDDEPVKAIRRKKQASMVLAAQAVKNNEADALFSAGNTGALLAAGLLIIGRIKGIDRPGLMPILPVIGKENGQFLLMDAGANADCKPENIYQFGLLGSYYAKFVQGIENPRIALLNNGSEATKGSELSKKAYALLEEDSELNFTGNVEAREILLGAADVVVTDGFTGNAVLKTMEGTAMSLLKLIKTQLLSGGLKTKIGGMLIKDSFAEIKDTMDYSKHGGAVLFGLRAPVVKTHGSADKVAVYHTVKQIRKIISSRVIDDVVKHFDEMNAKPVSQTKPK; encoded by the coding sequence ATGAAGATCGCAGTCGATGCGATGGGCGGAGATTTTGCGCCCCAAGCAATAGTAGAGGGCATTTTAATGGCCGCTAAGGAATTTAATGATTTAGAGTTTTTGCTTTTTGGAGACGAGGCCAAAATACGCAAAGCGCTAGGGGATCAATATGCCGAAGACGGAAAAATCAAAATCGTGCATACGACCGAAAAAATTGAAAGCGACGATGAGCCGGTCAAGGCAATCCGCAGAAAGAAACAAGCGTCCATGGTGCTTGCTGCGCAAGCAGTCAAAAACAATGAAGCCGACGCATTATTTTCGGCAGGGAATACGGGTGCGCTTTTGGCAGCCGGATTATTGATCATCGGCCGCATCAAAGGGATCGACAGACCCGGATTGATGCCGATTCTGCCCGTCATCGGCAAAGAGAACGGACAGTTCCTGTTGATGGATGCAGGCGCAAATGCTGATTGCAAACCGGAAAATATCTACCAATTCGGTCTTTTGGGATCGTATTATGCCAAGTTTGTGCAAGGCATCGAAAACCCAAGGATCGCTCTGTTGAACAATGGCTCCGAAGCAACGAAGGGCAGCGAACTTTCCAAAAAAGCCTATGCATTGTTGGAAGAGGACTCCGAACTCAATTTCACAGGCAATGTTGAAGCGCGTGAAATTTTGCTCGGCGCTGCGGATGTTGTCGTGACGGATGGCTTCACCGGAAACGCTGTCCTGAAGACGATGGAAGGGACGGCAATGTCCTTGCTGAAGTTGATCAAAACCCAATTGCTTTCAGGGGGCCTGAAGACAAAAATCGGCGGAATGCTGATCAAGGATTCCTTTGCGGAAATCAAAGATACGATGGATTATTCGAAACATGGAGGCGCAGTGCTTTTCGGATTGCGGGCGCCGGTTGTCAAGACGCATGGATCTGCGGATAAAGTCGCTGTCTACCACACCGTGAAGCAGATCCGCAAAATCATCAGTTCCCGCGTCATCGATGATGTCGTGAAGCACTTCGATGAAATGAATGCCAAGCCCGTAAGCCAAACTAAGCCAAAATAA
- the acpP gene encoding acyl carrier protein, whose protein sequence is MADTTTFERVAKMIIERFGVDEAKVTRELTFQNDLGADSLDIVELVMELEDVFAVQISDEDAERIITVGDAVDYIDSQK, encoded by the coding sequence TTGGCAGATACAACTACTTTTGAGCGAGTAGCCAAGATGATTATTGAAAGATTCGGTGTCGATGAAGCAAAGGTCACGAGAGAATTGACTTTTCAAAACGATCTTGGGGCGGATTCATTGGATATTGTTGAACTCGTTATGGAACTGGAAGATGTCTTTGCTGTACAGATTTCCGATGAAGATGCTGAGAGGATTATCACAGTTGGGGATGCAGTCGACTACATCGATTCTCAAAAATAA